One genomic region from Salvelinus fontinalis isolate EN_2023a chromosome 18, ASM2944872v1, whole genome shotgun sequence encodes:
- the LOC129815389 gene encoding advillin-like — protein sequence MEYTFRAVTHNPGIIIWRIEKMELVQVPEKSHGNFYEGDCYILLSTQKVGSSLSYDIHYWIGSQSSQDEQGAAAVYTIQLDEFLGSGPIQHREAQNHESDAFRGYFKQGVIYKKGGVASGMKHIETNSYDIQRLLHVKGKKRVSAMEVEMSWKSFNLGDVFLLDSGKTIIQWNGPESNRQERLKGMLLAKDIRDRERGGRMEIGVIEGEAEANSSKLMDILTSILGQRTSKLPSGTPDEIADQQQKAQLTLYHVSDAEGQMKVIEVATRPLVQDMLNHDDCYFLDQGGVKVFVWKGKRANKAERQAAMSRALEFIKLKNYPTTTNVETVNDGAESALFKQLFQSWSVKEQTVGLGKTHNVGRVANITQEKFDATRMHVMPDVAAQERMVDDGTGQVQVWRIENLVLVPVESQWHGFFYGGDCYLVLYTYEVHNKLNYLLYMWQGRHASQDEIAASAFQAVALDQKYGDQPVQVRITMGKEPRHFMAMFKGKMVIFEGGTSRKGTSDPEPPIRLFQVRGSEASNTKAIEVPALAASLNSNDVFLLRSQSGIHLWCGKGSSGDERAMAKEVSSVIGQHSTAEEIVAEGQEPVEFWDLLGGKAPYANDKRLQQAALDHQQRLFECSNKTGRFIVTEVTQFTQDDLSEDDVMLLDTWDQVFLWVGNEANELERKEAVVTSQEYLRTHPGSRDPDTPIILIKQGYEPPTFTGWFTAWDPSKWSGGKTYEELKKELGEVTFLVRITNEQNGVETKKNFQSYPPKDLINKLANELPKGVEPTQKEKHLSDSDFSAIFGMSKNLFASLPLWKQLSIKKGKGLF from the exons aCCCAGAAAGTGGGCAGCTCTCTGTCCTATGACATCCACTACTGGATCGGCTCCCAGTCCAGTCAGGATGAACAGGGTGCAGCCGCAGTCTACACCATCCAGCTGGATGAGTTCCTGGGATCAGGGCCCATCCAGCACCGCGAGGCCCAGAACCATGAGTCGGATGCCTTCCGGGGATACTTCAAACAAGGGGTCAT CTATAAGAAGGGTGGGGTGGCATCAGGAATGAAACACATAGAGACCAACAGTTATGACATCCAGAGACTGCTGCATGTGAAAGGGAAGAAAAGGGTCAGCGCCATGGAG gtagagatgaGCTGGAAAAGCTTCAATCTTGGGGATGTCTTTCTGTTGGACTCTGGTAAAACCATCATTCAGTGGAATGGACCAGAGAGCAACAGACAGGAGAGGCTCAAG GGCATGCTGCTGGCTAAAGACATTCGGGACAGGGAGCGAGGGGGTCGGATGGAGATAGGGGTGATAGAAGGGGAAGCAGAGGCAAATTCCTCTAAACTGATGGACATCCTGACTAGCATCCTGGGGCAACGGACCTCCAAGCTGCCCAGTGGAACGCCTGATGAAATAGCTGACCAACAACAGAAAGCGCAGCTTACTCTGTACCA TGTGTCTGATGCTGAGGGCCAGATGAAAGTCATAGAAGTTGCCACTAGGCCACTGGTTCAGGACATGTTAAATCATGAT GACTGTTATTTCCTAGACCAGGGAGGGGTGAAGGTCTTTGTGTGGAAGGGGAAGCGAGCCaacaaggcagagagacaggctgccATGTCCAGAGCTTTG GAGTTCATTAAGCTGAAGAACTaccccaccaccaccaatgtGGAGACAGTGAATGACGGGGCAGAGTCTGCCCTCTTTAAGCAGCTGTTCCAGAGCTGGAGTGTGAAGGAGCAGACTGTAGGCCTGGGCAAAACACACAATGTGGGGAGAGTgg CCAACATCACTCAGGAGAAGTTTGATGCCACACGGATGCATGTGATGCCAGATGTAGCAGCACAGGAGCGCATGGTGGATGATGGCACTGGCCAAGTGCAG GTGTGGCGTATCGAGAACCTGGTGCTGGTCCCAGTGGAATCCCAGTGGCATGGCTTCTTCTATGGAGGAGACTGCTACTTGGTCCTCTACACTTATGAGGTCCATAACAAACTCAACTACCTCCTTTACATGTGGCAG GGGCGTCATGCCTCTCAGGATGAGATAGCGGCATCTGCCTTCCAGGCCGTGGCCCTGGATCAAAAGTATGGTGACCAGCCTGTACAAGTAAGGATCACCATGGGCAAGGAACCCAGACACTTCATGGCCATGTTCAAGGGTAAAATGGTTATATTTGAG GGTGGTACCTCCAGAAAAGGAACATCTGACCCAGAGCCACCCATCAGATTGTTCCAGGTCCGCGGTTCTGAAGCCTCCAACACCAAAGCCATCGAGGTGCCGGCCCTGGCAGCCTCGCTCAACTCAAACGATGTCTTTCTGCTGAGGAGCCAGTCCGGGATTCACCTGTGGTGTGGCAAG GGATCAAGTGGGGATGAGAGAGCCATGGCGAAGGAGGTCAGTTCTGTAATTGGACAGCACTCAACTGCTGAGGAGATCGTGGCGGAGGGTCAGGAGCCTGTTGAATTCTGGGATTTACTTGGAGGGAAGGCCCCTTATGCCAACGACAAGAG ACTACAGCAGGCTGCTCTGGATCATCAGCAGCGTCTCTTTGAATGCTCCAATAAGACTGGTCGTTTCATCGTTACCGAGGTGACCCAGTTCACACAGGATGACCTCAGCGAGGATGATGTTATGCTGCTAGACACGTGGGACCAG GTTTTCCTCTGGGTAGGGAATGAGGCCAATGAGTTGGAGAGGAAGGAGGCTGTGGTCACCAGTCAGGAGTACCTGCGAACCCACCCAGGGTCCCGGGACCCTGACACCCCCATCATCCTCATCAAGCAAGGGTACGAACCCCCCACCTTCACCGGATGGTTCACCGCCTGGGACCCCTCCAAATGGAGC GGAGGGAAGACTTACGAAGAGCTGAAGAAAGAGTTGGGGGAGGTGACATTCCTCGTAAGGATCACAAAT GAGCAGAATGGTGTTGAGACCAAGAAGAACTTCCAGTCTTACCCACCAAAGGACCTGATCAACAAACTAGCCAATGAGCTGCCTAAGGGTGTCGAACCCACCCAAAAGGAG AAACATCTCTCAGACTCAGACTTCAGTGCCATATTTggaatgtctaaaaacctgtttgccAGCCTGCCTCTATGGAAGCAGCTGAGCATTAAAAAAGGCAAGGGCTTATTTTAA
- the LOC129815390 gene encoding probable Bax inhibitor 1 isoform X1 gives MDRVQPSPDKMNMFDQNIHFDSLFKFSQISHSTQLHLKNVYSSLALCMFVAAAGAYVHVITSLFQGGLLTILGSLAMMVWLTMTPHCPQTEKKRLAILSGFAFFTGVGLGPTMDYIISINPSIIVTAFLGTSIIFVCFTLSALYAQRRSFLFLWGTLTSGLSILLLVSFLNMFLGSVMLFQAHINLGLAIMCGFVLFDTQLIIEKAEMGDKDYIWHSVDLFLDFVTIFRKLMVILAMNERVQYWQGTTRRRSKLSGAKICDLELHQECFWCICLNCLIIIHYLDYDLILFFGILS, from the exons ATGGACAGGGTCCAACCAAGTCCAGACAAGATGAACATGTTTGATCAGAATATACATTTTGATTCCCTTTTTAAATTTTCCCAAAT CTCCCACTCCACTCAGCTGCACCTGAAGAATGTCTACTCCAGCCTGGCCCTGTGCATGTTTGTGGCTGCAGCTGGAGCCTACGTCCACGTCATCACCAGTCTATTCCAG GGTGGGCTGTTGACCATACTGGGCTCCCTGGCCATGATGGTCTGGCTGACGATGACCCCCCACTGCCCTCAGACGGAGAAGAAGAGACTGGCCATCCTCTCTGGCTTTGCCTTCTTCACAG GTGTTGGTTTGGGCCCAACCATGGATTACATAATCTCTATTAACCCTAG CATCATAGTTACAGCCTTCCTGGGGACCTCCATCATCTTTGTGTGCTTCACACTGAGTGCTCTCTACGCCCAGCGTAGGAGCTTCCTCTTCCTCTGGG GTACTCTGACGTCCGGATTGTCCATCCTGCTCCTGGTCTCTTTCCTCAACATGTTCCTGGGGTCTGTCATGTTGTTCCAG gCTCACATAAACCTTGGCCTGGCCATCATGTGTGGATTTGTGCTGTTTGACACTCAACTCATCATTGAGAAGGCTGAGATGGGAGACAAAGACTACATCTG GCACTCTGTGGATCTCTTCTTGGACTTTGTGACTATCTTCAGGAAGCTAATGGTTATTCTGGCCATGAATGAGAGGGTACAATATTGGCAAGG GACAACAAGAAGAAGAAGTAAATTAAGTGGAGCAAAGATCTGTGACCTGGAATTGCATCAGGAGTGCTTCTGGTGCATTTGCCTTAACTGCTTGATTATTATTCATTATTTAGACTATGATTTGATTTTGTTCTTCGGTATATTGTCTTAA
- the LOC129815390 gene encoding probable Bax inhibitor 1 isoform X3 has product MDRVQPSPDKMNMFDQNIHFDSLFKFSQISHSTQLHLKNVYSSLALCMFVAAAGAYVHVITSLFQGGLLTILGSLAMMVWLTMTPHCPQTEKKRLAILSGFAFFTGVGLGPTMDYIISINPSIIVTAFLGTSIIFVCFTLSALYAQRRSFLFLWGTLTSGLSILLLVSFLNMFLGSVMLFQAHINLGLAIMCGFVLFDTQLIIEKAEMGDKDYIWHSVDLFLDFVTIFRKLMVILAMNERQDNKKKK; this is encoded by the exons ATGGACAGGGTCCAACCAAGTCCAGACAAGATGAACATGTTTGATCAGAATATACATTTTGATTCCCTTTTTAAATTTTCCCAAAT CTCCCACTCCACTCAGCTGCACCTGAAGAATGTCTACTCCAGCCTGGCCCTGTGCATGTTTGTGGCTGCAGCTGGAGCCTACGTCCACGTCATCACCAGTCTATTCCAG GGTGGGCTGTTGACCATACTGGGCTCCCTGGCCATGATGGTCTGGCTGACGATGACCCCCCACTGCCCTCAGACGGAGAAGAAGAGACTGGCCATCCTCTCTGGCTTTGCCTTCTTCACAG GTGTTGGTTTGGGCCCAACCATGGATTACATAATCTCTATTAACCCTAG CATCATAGTTACAGCCTTCCTGGGGACCTCCATCATCTTTGTGTGCTTCACACTGAGTGCTCTCTACGCCCAGCGTAGGAGCTTCCTCTTCCTCTGGG GTACTCTGACGTCCGGATTGTCCATCCTGCTCCTGGTCTCTTTCCTCAACATGTTCCTGGGGTCTGTCATGTTGTTCCAG gCTCACATAAACCTTGGCCTGGCCATCATGTGTGGATTTGTGCTGTTTGACACTCAACTCATCATTGAGAAGGCTGAGATGGGAGACAAAGACTACATCTG GCACTCTGTGGATCTCTTCTTGGACTTTGTGACTATCTTCAGGAAGCTAATGGTTATTCTGGCCATGAATGAGAGG CAGGACAACAAGAAGAAGAAGTAA
- the LOC129815390 gene encoding probable Bax inhibitor 1 isoform X4 has protein sequence MDRVQPSPDKMNMFDQNIHFDSLFKFSQISHSTQLHLKNVYSSLALCMFVAAAGAYVHVITSLFQGGLLTILGSLAMMVWLTMTPHCPQTEKKRLAILSGFAFFTGVGLGPTMDYIISINPSIIVTAFLGTSIIFVCFTLSALYAQRRSFLFLWGTLTSGLSILLLVSFLNMFLGSVMLFQAHINLGLAIMCGFVLFDTQLIIEKAEMGDKDYIWHSVDLFLDFVTIFRKLMVILAMNERDNKKKK, from the exons ATGGACAGGGTCCAACCAAGTCCAGACAAGATGAACATGTTTGATCAGAATATACATTTTGATTCCCTTTTTAAATTTTCCCAAAT CTCCCACTCCACTCAGCTGCACCTGAAGAATGTCTACTCCAGCCTGGCCCTGTGCATGTTTGTGGCTGCAGCTGGAGCCTACGTCCACGTCATCACCAGTCTATTCCAG GGTGGGCTGTTGACCATACTGGGCTCCCTGGCCATGATGGTCTGGCTGACGATGACCCCCCACTGCCCTCAGACGGAGAAGAAGAGACTGGCCATCCTCTCTGGCTTTGCCTTCTTCACAG GTGTTGGTTTGGGCCCAACCATGGATTACATAATCTCTATTAACCCTAG CATCATAGTTACAGCCTTCCTGGGGACCTCCATCATCTTTGTGTGCTTCACACTGAGTGCTCTCTACGCCCAGCGTAGGAGCTTCCTCTTCCTCTGGG GTACTCTGACGTCCGGATTGTCCATCCTGCTCCTGGTCTCTTTCCTCAACATGTTCCTGGGGTCTGTCATGTTGTTCCAG gCTCACATAAACCTTGGCCTGGCCATCATGTGTGGATTTGTGCTGTTTGACACTCAACTCATCATTGAGAAGGCTGAGATGGGAGACAAAGACTACATCTG GCACTCTGTGGATCTCTTCTTGGACTTTGTGACTATCTTCAGGAAGCTAATGGTTATTCTGGCCATGAATGAGAGG GACAACAAGAAGAAGAAGTAA
- the LOC129815390 gene encoding probable Bax inhibitor 1 isoform X2, with protein sequence MFVAAAGAYVHVITSLFQGGLLTILGSLAMMVWLTMTPHCPQTEKKRLAILSGFAFFTGVGLGPTMDYIISINPSIIVTAFLGTSIIFVCFTLSALYAQRRSFLFLWGTLTSGLSILLLVSFLNMFLGSVMLFQAHINLGLAIMCGFVLFDTQLIIEKAEMGDKDYIWHSVDLFLDFVTIFRKLMVILAMNERVQYWQGTTRRRSKLSGAKICDLELHQECFWCICLNCLIIIHYLDYDLILFFGILS encoded by the exons ATGTTTGTGGCTGCAGCTGGAGCCTACGTCCACGTCATCACCAGTCTATTCCAG GGTGGGCTGTTGACCATACTGGGCTCCCTGGCCATGATGGTCTGGCTGACGATGACCCCCCACTGCCCTCAGACGGAGAAGAAGAGACTGGCCATCCTCTCTGGCTTTGCCTTCTTCACAG GTGTTGGTTTGGGCCCAACCATGGATTACATAATCTCTATTAACCCTAG CATCATAGTTACAGCCTTCCTGGGGACCTCCATCATCTTTGTGTGCTTCACACTGAGTGCTCTCTACGCCCAGCGTAGGAGCTTCCTCTTCCTCTGGG GTACTCTGACGTCCGGATTGTCCATCCTGCTCCTGGTCTCTTTCCTCAACATGTTCCTGGGGTCTGTCATGTTGTTCCAG gCTCACATAAACCTTGGCCTGGCCATCATGTGTGGATTTGTGCTGTTTGACACTCAACTCATCATTGAGAAGGCTGAGATGGGAGACAAAGACTACATCTG GCACTCTGTGGATCTCTTCTTGGACTTTGTGACTATCTTCAGGAAGCTAATGGTTATTCTGGCCATGAATGAGAGGGTACAATATTGGCAAGG GACAACAAGAAGAAGAAGTAAATTAAGTGGAGCAAAGATCTGTGACCTGGAATTGCATCAGGAGTGCTTCTGGTGCATTTGCCTTAACTGCTTGATTATTATTCATTATTTAGACTATGATTTGATTTTGTTCTTCGGTATATTGTCTTAA
- the LOC129815391 gene encoding ly6/PLAUR domain-containing protein 1-like, protein MQSFVLLASLCGCVLCSGWPFQMQCYHCEETLLDNDCSAPKFIVNCTANIQNACQKEVIVGENGVSYRKTCASFSTCLIVSAGYQSFCVPGRVGSVCISCCNTPLCNGPRPPRISLGPTHPPARPTTLLIITVAMGTLP, encoded by the exons ATGCAATCGTTTGTTCTCCTCGCTTCTCTTTGTGGATGCGTCCTCTGCTCAG GCTGGCCTTTTCAGATGCAGTGTTACCACTGTGAAGAGACTCTGTTGGACAATGACTGTTCAGCTCCAAAGTTCATTGTCAACTGCACAGCAAACATCCAGAATGCCTGTCAGAAGGAGGTGATTGTGGGTGAAAATG gtgtgtccTACAGGAAGACCTGTGCCTCTTTCTCCACCTGTCTGATCGTATCAGCAGGGTATCAGTCCTTCTGCGTCCCGGGTCGGGTGGGCTCTGTCTGCATCAGCTGCTGTAACACCCCCCTCTGCAACGGACCCCGCCCCCCCAGGATTTCCCTGGGCCCCACCCATCCTCCCGCTAGACCCACTACCCTCCTCATCATCACTGTTGCCATGGGAACACTTCCCTGA